Proteins encoded by one window of Phenylobacterium soli:
- the recA gene encoding recombinase RecA, with translation MTQSALRLVGREDGDKQRALEAALAQIDRAFGKGSVMKLGEKGKIVEIESFSTGSLGLDLALGIGGLPKGRIVEIYGPESSGKTTLALHVVAEVQKSGGTAAFVDAEHALDPSYAHKLGVNLDDLLVSQPDTGEQALEITDTLVRSGAVDVIVVDSVAALTPRAEIEGEMGDSLPGLQARLMSQALRKLTASISKAKTLVIFINQIRMKIGVMYGSPETTTGGNALKFYASVRLDIRRTGSVKMRDEIVGNNVRVKVVKNKVAPPFREVEFDIMYGEGISKLGEIIDLGVKAGIIEKSGSWFSYNSTRIGQGRENVREFLKTNPDVAADIEKAVRGAKAAIEEELLVGPSEGEDDAGGDGSL, from the coding sequence ATGACTCAATCGGCACTGAGGCTCGTGGGACGCGAAGACGGGGATAAGCAGCGCGCTCTGGAAGCGGCGCTGGCGCAAATCGATCGGGCCTTCGGCAAGGGCTCGGTGATGAAGCTGGGCGAGAAGGGCAAGATCGTCGAGATCGAGTCCTTCTCCACGGGGTCGCTCGGCCTCGACCTGGCGCTCGGCATCGGCGGCCTGCCCAAGGGGCGGATCGTCGAGATCTACGGGCCGGAATCGTCGGGCAAGACGACGCTGGCGCTGCACGTGGTGGCCGAGGTCCAGAAGAGCGGCGGGACCGCCGCCTTCGTCGACGCCGAGCACGCGCTCGATCCGTCCTACGCCCACAAGCTGGGCGTCAACCTCGACGACCTCCTGGTCTCGCAGCCGGACACCGGCGAGCAGGCGCTGGAGATCACCGACACCCTGGTGCGCTCCGGCGCGGTGGATGTGATCGTCGTCGACTCGGTGGCGGCCCTGACGCCGCGGGCCGAGATCGAGGGCGAGATGGGCGACAGCCTGCCCGGCCTTCAGGCCCGCCTGATGAGCCAGGCGCTGCGCAAGCTCACCGCCTCGATCTCCAAGGCCAAGACCCTGGTCATCTTCATCAACCAGATCCGCATGAAGATCGGGGTGATGTACGGCAGCCCGGAGACCACGACCGGCGGCAACGCCCTGAAGTTCTATGCCTCGGTGCGCCTCGACATCCGCCGCACCGGCTCGGTGAAGATGCGCGACGAGATCGTCGGCAACAACGTCCGGGTGAAGGTGGTCAAGAACAAGGTCGCCCCGCCGTTCCGCGAGGTCGAGTTCGACATCATGTACGGCGAGGGGATCTCCAAGCTCGGCGAGATCATCGACCTCGGCGTCAAGGCCGGGATCATCGAGAAGTCGGGCTCCTGGTTCTCCTACAACTCCACCCGCATCGGCCAGGGCCGCGAGAACGTGCGCGAGTTCCTGAAGACCAATCCCGACGTGGCCGCCGACATCGAGAAGGCGGTCCGGGGCGCCAAGGCCGCCATCGAGGAGGAGTTGCTGGTCGGCCCCTCCGAGGGCGAAGACGACGCCGGGGGCGACGGCAGCCTGTAA
- a CDS encoding winged helix-turn-helix transcriptional regulator has product MKWNELPNEPCSVARTVAVIGDRWTLMILRDCFLGVRRFEDFERRLGISRSIVADRLKRLVDEGVLQREPYQQRPVRHEYRLTDKGLALHPVVLAIVHWGDSYYAGPEGPPLIHRHKACGCDFAPVTTCSECHAPLGARDVEFRPNPAAGDLRPILS; this is encoded by the coding sequence ATGAAGTGGAACGAGCTTCCCAACGAGCCCTGCTCGGTGGCCCGCACCGTCGCCGTGATCGGCGACCGCTGGACCCTGATGATCCTGCGCGACTGCTTCCTGGGCGTCCGCCGGTTCGAGGACTTCGAGCGCCGGCTCGGCATCTCGCGCAGCATCGTGGCCGACCGGCTCAAGCGCCTGGTCGACGAGGGCGTCCTACAGCGCGAGCCCTATCAGCAGCGGCCGGTCCGCCACGAGTACCGCCTCACCGACAAGGGGCTGGCCCTGCATCCGGTGGTCCTGGCCATCGTCCACTGGGGCGACAGCTATTACGCCGGGCCGGAAGGGCCGCCGCTGATCCACCGCCACAAGGCCTGCGGCTGCGACTTCGCCCCGGTGACGACCTGCTCCGAATGTCACGCGCCGCTGGGGGCGCGCGACGTGGAGTTCCGCCCCAATCCGGCCGCCGGAGACCTGCGACCGATTTTGTCGTAG